The sequence ATGAGGAGATCGCCGTCCTCACGCTGCCGGAGAGCCTGCGCGGCGATGCGCTGGATGCCGATCTCAATCTGGACGCGGGCAGCCTGGACGTCGTGGGTGACTTCGGAGTGCTCGACGTGCGCGTCAACGCCGGTGCCCTCGACGTGGAAGGGTCGGCCAGAGAGCTCGACGCGGAGATGAACGCCGGTCGCGCCGACATCCTCCTCGACGGCGTCATCCGCGCCGACCTCGGCGTCTCTGCGGGCGATCTCACGGTCGAGCTGACCGGCACGGCACCCTCGGAGACGACGATCGAGGTCAATGCCGGAACGCTCGATCTGACCGTGCCGGACGTCGAGTACGCGATCACCCAGGACGTCAGTGCCGGCACATTGAACGCCAAGGTCGACGAGGGCTCCAGCGCGCGAAGGACCATCGACGTATCGCTCTCCGCGGGCACCGCGACCATCCGTCCCGGCCGCTGAACACCGTCGAGGGTGGGGACTCTCCGGGGTCCTCCCCCTCGATTCGGATTTTCCGTGTTTCTCCGGTAAAGTCTTGGAGGTTGACGGGGCTATAGCTCAGGCGGTTAGAGCGCTTCACTGATAATGAAGAGGTCCCAGGTTCAAGTCCTGGTAGCCCCACCCTTTAACTCAAGAAATTCCCTCACGGGGCCTTAGCTCAGTTGGTAGAGCGCCTGCTTTGCAAGCAGGATGTCAGGAGTTCGAATCTCCTAGGCTCCACAGGATCGAGAAGCCCCCGGCAGTTGCCGGGGGCTTCTCCGGTTTCCGGGTCGGAAAGGGAAGGCCACCGCAGCAGATCTCCGATGGTTATCGAGGCTAGTAGCGTCGAGACTGACGACATGAGAGGTGCCGGATGCCCGACACGCACAGAACCCTGCCAGGGCTCAGCTATGACGCATACGTTGAACTGCGCGAGCACGACATAACCAATGACAAGCTCGATCCGAATGAATGGCGTCTGGGGCAAGCTTCATCGTGGGCACACTGGGGACCCTGCGGTGCTGCCCCACGCATCACCGCAGAGAACCGGCATCTCTCCTCAGCAACGAGTGCCGCGGGGTTGAAAGCCACTATCGCCGACCTCACGCGAATCGCTCACACGGACCGGGCCGGTTTCGAGGCCTCACCTTATCCGCTCACTCCGAGCGTGGCGCTTCTGGGTCTCAACTTCGCCGGTAGCAGTCTGGATCCCACGTCCGCTGACTTCGCCCCTTTCCATCATCCAGGGCCGACGTCTACCGACCATTTCCTCCGAGCGAGCGTCGAGCTCGCGGCCTTCGACGCAGGGCTTCCAGCGGAGTACCCCGCGCCGTACATCACGGACGTGTTCAAGCTGGCGCCCACGCCCTATGGACCGGACCTCGCAAGAGCGTTCGACGGACGATCCCACCCTGCGATCGAAAACGGTCTGGCGGTGCTCAGCTTCGAGCTCGAAGTCCTGACGCGTGCGAACCATGGCCGTCCGCCATTGCTCATCGCTCTGGGGGATCATGCCCACAATTGGCTTTCCGGTACGGCCAAGCATCCAGATGCCGTCCGGTTTCGGGATCTGGTGGAGCAGACGGGGTCCCCTCTGCATAAGGCCGTTCACTATGCGAACGTCGGGCGCGTTTCCTTACGGGCATCACAGATCGAAGCTGTGCTTCGCAAAGCGATCCTCACGGGCTGAATGCTGGAGACGTAGCACGCACAGTGCTCGGCCCCCAGGAGCTTCTCCCGTCTTCGGGACGGACCCGACGATTGCGCGGGACGAGACCTCAGCGCTCACGCGCTTCGGCCTCACTCGACCGGACGCAGATCGCGCAGGATCGTCGCCTGCCGGACGAGGAACGTGCGCTCGTCGAGCTTCTTCCGGCGAAGCCAGCCGGTCACCTCGTCGTTGTGCTTGCTGGCGTTGCAGGATGCGCAGGCAGGGACGACATTCTCGAGCGTGTAGCGGCCGCCGCGCGAGATGGGCTGGATGCAGTCGCGCTGCAACGCGGCCCCCTCGCCGCCGCAGTAGGCGCATCCGCCCCAGGCATCCATGAGGTCGTGCCACTGGGCGTCGGTGAGATCGTTGTCGACCTTGGCGAGTCGGTTCGTCCGACGCTTGGCGTACCGCGCACGTGTCGCCGGCGACGCGTTGGCGGAGGAGACCTTGCGGGGGCGGCGCATGCGCTGATGCTACCGCGGTGGATGCGGGCTCAACGCCCGCCGCCGCCGAACTTCGAGAAGAAGCGGTCAGCCGCCGTGCGCTGCTCTGCGACGGAAGCGACGGTCGTCGGATCCACGGGGCTGAACGTGAACACGAGGTCCTGCGGACCAGCGGCGCCGAGCCGGTACGCGCTCAGACCACCACCCTGATCGCGCGCCATGCCACTGGGCCAGACGTCGGCCCGTGCACCGGCGACCCCCAACCGCCACCCGCGCGGGTCGAGGTCTTCCCGCAACAGGCACAGCGCCTCGAAAGCATCGTTCGCCTGCCGCTCGACAGCGCCGAGCTCCGGGGAGTTCACGACCACCACCCACTGCCAGTCATCGGTCTGCCACCAGCTGATCCTCACCTCGTGGATGAGACCGCCGTGGGTGGCGGAGATCTTCTGGGGACTCTGCGGCCGCGCCGGTACGTCGTCCATCAGGAGCCGATCGCGTGCGCACCCACCGACACGAGCTCGTGCGGCGCGACGTTCAGCCGCTCGCCGCCGTCGGCCGTGACGATCACGATGTCCTCGATGCGCGCGCCCCACGCGCCGGCGAAGTAGATGCCCGGCTCGATGCTGAACGCCATCCCTTCCCGCAGCACCAGGTCGTTGCCCGGCGCGATGTAGGGCTCCTCGTGCACCGAGACGCCGATGCCGTGGCCGGTGCGGTGCAGGAACGCCTCGCCGAGACCCGCTGCGGCGAGCACGTCCCGCGCGGCCGCGTCGACCTGTGCGGCCGTCGCGCCCGGACGGACGGCGTCCACTGCCGCCTGCTGCGCGCGCACGAGAACCGCGATGCGCTCGGCCGCTTCGGGGTCAGGGCTGCCGACGACGTAGGTCCTCGTGCTGTCGGAGTTGTAGCCGCTCGGCACCGCACCACCGATGTCGACCACGACGGTGTCGCCCTCTTCGATCATCCGGTCCGAGACCTCGTGGTGCGGGTCGGCACCGTTCGGGCCCGAGCCGACGATCACGAACTCGACCGTGCGGTGGCCCTCCGCCACGATGGCCTCGGCGATCTCGGCCGCGACCTCGCGTTCGGTGCGTCCGGCCCGAAGCCACTCCGGCACCCGGCGGTGCACCGCGTCGATCGCGTCCCCCGCTCGGCGCAGTTCGGCGATTTCCTCGGCATCCTTGATCATGCGTCCTTCGCGGAGCACGGGCGTCGCCAACTCGAGACGCACTCCGAGACGCTCGCCGATCGGCACGACGTGCAGCGCGGGCAACGCATCCGAGACGCCGACGCGGGAGACGGTATCCACGGCCTCGGTCACGAGCGCGTACGGGTCTTCGCCGTCGACCCAGTCGGCGACCGCGAGTCCGAGCTCACCGACAGCGGTGGTGCGAACCTTCGCGAGCTCCATCCGCGGCACGACGACCGTCGGAGCGATGTCGGGGCCGATCACCAGGGCCGTCAGCCGCTCGATCGTGTCGCCCTCGACACCCAGCAGATACTGCAGGTCGGGGCCCGGCCCGACGATGATCGCATCCAGCCCGGACTCGGCGGCGAGGGATGAGGCGCGGGCGAGGCGTGCGGCGTACACGGAGGCGGGGAAGGGCAGTGTGCTCACGGGTTCCACGCTACTGCGCGGGTGCTCGCAGCGGCATCCGGTTCCGTGAACGCGGGGTCAGCCGCCACGCACCGCGCGGGGCGGGACTCCGTACTGGGCGCGGAACACACGGCTGAAATGCGCCGCATCGACGAAGCCCGCACTCATCGCGATCTCGGCGATGGAGCGGTGCGCCTGATACGGGTCGGTCAGCGCGTCGTAGCAGCGCTGCAGTCGGCGTCGCCGGATGACCGTGGAGACCGAGGCCCCCTGCTCACTGAACATCGAGTGCAGATGCCGCACCGAGATGTAGTGCGCCGCCGCGATCTGGGACGGAGACAGCTCGCTGTCGGCGAGGTGCACGTCGATGTAAGTGAGGATGTGCGTCAGCGTCGTGGAGTGCGCGCTCACCGGCCCGTCGGTCGCGACGAGGTTCGCCTCCAGCACCGTGCTCAGCATGTCGACCGCGGTCCGCAGCATCCGTCGGGCGATGCGGCTGTCGAGGTGGTGTGCACCTTCCGCGAGCGAGCCGAGGTAGGGACCGACCATCGCACCCAGCGCTCCACCGGCATTGAGGCGCGTGGCGGTGATGCGGCTGGTGTCCTCCGCGGGGATGTCGAGGAGGACCTTCGGGAACATCACCACCGACATCTGCACGGCGTCATCGAAGAGCAGGGAGTACGGACGGTCGGTGTCGTAGAGCGCCATGTCGCCGCTGCCGAGTGCGGTCTCGCGTCCGTCCTGCACGATCATGCCGCTCCCGCGCTCGATGCGGGAGAACTTGAAGTACTGCTGCGGGGCACGGGAGATGAGGGAGGGAGTGCGATGCACGCCGTGCCCGTCGGCGTCGATCGCGAAGACGTGGATGTCGCCGGCAGCGGTGGCATCGATCGCCCCCCGGAAGCGATCCTGCTCCGGCGCTGTCACGTCGAGCGCGACGACGGCGCGGGAGACCGCATGGCGGTAGTCGAGGAACGACAGGCTCTGCATCAGGGCTCACCTCACTGTGGCCGATCATATACGATGCTGCATTTTAGCATTCGTGCGCTGTGCCCGCGTAGACAAGTGTTCTGCTCTCGCCGTCAATCGGCGACGGCTCCCCCTGGCGAGTATGAGGACTTACCCGAGCATCGAAGGAGCTGTGCCATGGTGACGTCCACTCCCACAACGTCGACGACGAGAACGGCCGAGCATCGGCGCCTCGGCGTCTTCGCGGTCGCATTCATGATCATCGCCGCCTCCGCGCCGCTCACCGTGCTCGCCGGCGGAGTGACCAGCGCCTACGCGGTCACGCACGTCGACGGCATCCCCTTCGGCTACATCGTGCTCGCGGTGGCACTCGGCATCTTCGCGATCGGCTACGCCGCCATGAGCCGGTTCGTCACGAATGCCGGCGCATTCTACGCGTACGTCGCGCAGGGGATCGGTCGCCCGACCGGCGTCGGGGCCTCGGTGCTCGCGTTCCTCTCCTACAACGCCATGCAGATCGGCATCTACGGGATGCTCGGGTTCCAGATCAGCTCGTTCATCGAGTCGAAGACCGGTTGGGCGAGCCCCTGGTGGGTCTGGGTCCTCCTCACGATCGTGCTCGTCGGCGTGCTCGGAGTCCACCGGGTGGATCTCTCGGCGAAGGTGCTGGGCGTGCTCGTCGCGCTGGAGTTCGTGGCGGTGATCGTGTTCGACCTGTTCGCCTTCGGGAACCCGGCCGAGGGATTCACGGCGGCACCCATCACCCCCTCGGCGCTGTTCGTCCCGGGAGTCGGGGCCGTCCTCGCGTTCGGCATCGCCGCGTTCATGGGCTTCGAGTCGGCCGCGATCTACGGCGAGGAGTCCAAGGACCCGAAGCGCACCATCCCGCGTGCGACGTTCCTCGCGGTCTGCGTCTCCGGCATCTTCTACGCCATCTCCTCGTGGGCGCTCGCGCTCGCCGTCGGCCCGAGCAAGATCACCGACCCCGCGGGCATCTCGCCGGAAGAGGCCGGCCCTCCGCTGTTCTTCAACTTCGTCGCCGAGGACCTGGGCGTGATCTGGGTCGATGTGATGTCGATCCTCTTCATCACGAGCCTGTTCGCCGCCCTCGTCAGCTTCCACAACGCGGTCGCCCGCTATGCCTTCTCGCTCGGCCGCGAGGGCGTGCTGCCCGGGTTCTGGGTACCGTCCGTATCAAGAGCGGTGCGCCGTGGGCCGGGTCGCTCCTGCAGTCCGCGATCGCGGTCATCGTGATCGTCGGTTTCGCGATCGGCGAGCAGGGCTGGAACCCCGAGAACGGACCGTACCCGGTGATCACGCTCTTCACCTGGCTCACCAACCTCGGCGCCTTCGGACTCGTGCTGCTCCTGGTGCTCGTCTCGGTCGCGGTGATCGGCTTCTTCCGCCGCGACAGCCGAGAGGTGGGCGCCGGCAGCCGGCTGGTCGCGCCGATCATCGCGTTCGTGGCGCTCGCGATCGTCTGGGTGCTGATCCTCCTGAACTGGGATGTGCTGCTCGGTCAGGCCGAGTCCACGCCGACGACCTTCATCCTTCCCGCTGTGCTGCTCGTGCCCTCGGCCCTGGCCGTCGTGTGGGCGCTGTGGCTGCGCAGGGCGCGGCCGGAGGTCTATCGCCAGATCGGCCACGGCACCGAGCTGCCGGAGGCTCCGCTCCTGGGCGAGCCCGAGCCGGTGGTCGACGCGACGAAAGGAAACCTGTGAGCACCACTGACACCAGACTGACCTTCCGGTATCTGTCCGAGCCGGACACGATCGCGGCGGGCGTCACTGACATGGAGCTGTGCGTCGACGTGATGGAGGAGACCCTGCGTCTCGTCGACGACGGCGATTATCGGATGGGCGGACCGGACGGGAACTCGCACGGTTCGATGGTCACCTTCCCCACCGAGGCCGCGCACGACGGTATGCCACTCGACGGACCCCATCGCCGGATGATGGCGATGCCGGCGTACCTCGGCGGCACCTTCCAGACGGCCGGCTGCAAGTGGTACGGGTCGAACATGGCCAACCGCGAGAGCGGTCTGCCGCGGTCGATCCTGATGCTCACGCTGAGCGACAAGGACACCGGCGCACCCCTCGCGCACATGTCGGCGAACCTGCTGAGTGCGTATCGCACGGGCGCCGTGCCGGGAGTCGGTGCCCGCCACCTCGCGAACCCCGATGCGCGGAGCGTGGGCATCGTGGCACCCGGCGTGATGAACCGCACGACGCTCGAAGCCTTCGTGGCCGTGCGCCCCGAGCTCGACACCCTGAAGGTCGCCGGACGCAGCCGATCGAGCATCGACTCCTTCGTGGAGTGGGTGCGGCGCGAGTACCCGCAGTTCACGACGGTCACGGTCGTCGACAGCGTGGAGGACGCCGTGCGCGACAGCGACCTGGTCACGATCGCCCCCACGACGCCGGCCGGTTCGGCGAACTACGTGCGGATCGAGAAGCGGTGGCTGAAGCCGGGTGCGCTGGTGAGCCTGCCCGCCGACATCATGATCGACGACGAACTGCTCCACGGAGCGCGACACGTCGCCGACTTCCGTGGGCTGTACGAGGCGTGGAGCGAAGAGGTGCCGCACCCGGCGCACGAGCACATCGGCCTCCACGGTATGTACCTGCTGGATCGCATCCGTTCGGGGGACGTGCGCGACGAGGCTCTCGAGAACCTCCCCGCGATCATGAGCGGGCAGGCAGAGGGGCGCCGAACGGAGGACGACATCTTCCTCTACTCCGTCGGCGGGATGCCGGTGGAAGACGTCGCGTGGGGGACCGTCGTCTACCGGCGTGCGATGGCCGAGGGCATCGGCACGGAACTGCTGCTCTGGGACACTCCGGCTCTCGCATGACCGGCGTCCGTCCCGCATCGATCATTCGTCAGGAGTTCACATGAGTGCCCAGGTCAGGAAGCGGATCGTCATCGTCGGGCTGGGGGCGGTGGGTGCGCTCGCCGCGTGGCGACTGTCGCAGCGTGACGACGTCGAGGTCGTCGGCATCG is a genomic window of Microbacterium maritypicum containing:
- a CDS encoding helix-turn-helix domain-containing protein, with protein sequence MQSLSFLDYRHAVSRAVVALDVTAPEQDRFRGAIDATAAGDIHVFAIDADGHGVHRTPSLISRAPQQYFKFSRIERGSGMIVQDGRETALGSGDMALYDTDRPYSLLFDDAVQMSVVMFPKVLLDIPAEDTSRITATRLNAGGALGAMVGPYLGSLAEGAHHLDSRIARRMLRTAVDMLSTVLEANLVATDGPVSAHSTTLTHILTYIDVHLADSELSPSQIAAAHYISVRHLHSMFSEQGASVSTVIRRRRLQRCYDALTDPYQAHRSIAEIAMSAGFVDAAHFSRVFRAQYGVPPRAVRGG
- a CDS encoding tyramine oxidase subunit B, with protein sequence MSTTDTRLTFRYLSEPDTIAAGVTDMELCVDVMEETLRLVDDGDYRMGGPDGNSHGSMVTFPTEAAHDGMPLDGPHRRMMAMPAYLGGTFQTAGCKWYGSNMANRESGLPRSILMLTLSDKDTGAPLAHMSANLLSAYRTGAVPGVGARHLANPDARSVGIVAPGVMNRTTLEAFVAVRPELDTLKVAGRSRSSIDSFVEWVRREYPQFTTVTVVDSVEDAVRDSDLVTIAPTTPAGSANYVRIEKRWLKPGALVSLPADIMIDDELLHGARHVADFRGLYEAWSEEVPHPAHEHIGLHGMYLLDRIRSGDVRDEALENLPAIMSGQAEGRRTEDDIFLYSVGGMPVEDVAWGTVVYRRAMAEGIGTELLLWDTPALA
- a CDS encoding HNH endonuclease, which gives rise to MRRPRKVSSANASPATRARYAKRRTNRLAKVDNDLTDAQWHDLMDAWGGCAYCGGEGAALQRDCIQPISRGGRYTLENVVPACASCNASKHNDEVTGWLRRKKLDERTFLVRQATILRDLRPVE
- a CDS encoding APC family permease — translated: MVTSTPTTSTTRTAEHRRLGVFAVAFMIIAASAPLTVLAGGVTSAYAVTHVDGIPFGYIVLAVALGIFAIGYAAMSRFVTNAGAFYAYVAQGIGRPTGVGASVLAFLSYNAMQIGIYGMLGFQISSFIESKTGWASPWWVWVLLTIVLVGVLGVHRVDLSAKVLGVLVALEFVAVIVFDLFAFGNPAEGFTAAPITPSALFVPGVGAVLAFGIAAFMGFESAAIYGEESKDPKRTIPRATFLAVCVSGIFYAISSWALALAVGPSKITDPAGISPEEAGPPLFFNFVAEDLGVIWVDVMSILFITSLFAALVSFHNAVARYAFSLGREGVLPGFWVPSVSRAVRRGPGRSCSPRSRSS
- a CDS encoding M24 family metallopeptidase; protein product: MSTLPFPASVYAARLARASSLAAESGLDAIIVGPGPDLQYLLGVEGDTIERLTALVIGPDIAPTVVVPRMELAKVRTTAVGELGLAVADWVDGEDPYALVTEAVDTVSRVGVSDALPALHVVPIGERLGVRLELATPVLREGRMIKDAEEIAELRRAGDAIDAVHRRVPEWLRAGRTEREVAAEIAEAIVAEGHRTVEFVIVGSGPNGADPHHEVSDRMIEEGDTVVVDIGGAVPSGYNSDSTRTYVVGSPDPEAAERIAVLVRAQQAAVDAVRPGATAAQVDAAARDVLAAAGLGEAFLHRTGHGIGVSVHEEPYIAPGNDLVLREGMAFSIEPGIYFAGAWGARIEDIVIVTADGGERLNVAPHELVSVGAHAIGS